The Flavobacterium commune genome contains the following window.
CTGTCACTCCGACGCAGAAGGAATCTCATTATCTTTATTAAATCTGTAATTCAGAAACTCAAAATCTGAATTAAAAGATCGTATCAAATTTAATTTTTTCTCCCTTCTCCAGTTTTTTAATTCTTTTTCTCGAACAATAGCCTGCTGTACCCATGTGAATTTTTCATAATAAACTAAGAACTCCAAATTGTATTTGGTTGCAAAGGTTTTATTTCCGTCCACTATATTCTGATGATGTTGTTGTAATCGTTGCTTCAAATTATTAGTCATTCCAATGTAAAAAGTACTTCTATAACTATTTGTAATTATATAAACATAATAAGTATGATATCCCTCGTTTAGTTCATACATAATTTTCTTCTCATTAATTATTACATAAAATTACATTCTTTGTAGACTCTCTTTTATGTGATTTGCTTAGCCTGTTCGCTTTCGCTCGAGTCTCCTTCGTCGGAATCACATCACATATATCGTTTTTTATTCTTTTCGTACTCCCTTTATGTGATTGCTTTGCCTGTTCGCTAACACTCGAGCAATGGCATTAAGTTAAGGAAAAACACCTAGTGTTTTGTCATTCCGAAGAATGAGGAATCGCACTAATTACTCACGTTATGTGATTCCTCCTTCGTCGGAATGACACATTATAATCATTTATTATCCTTTCTTATTCTTCAGCTTCTCTCTTTGCACTTGCTCGATGGGTAAAATATCAGTTGATTTGAATGTTAAAGCGGAATAAACCGCATTCAAATCACGGCTCAATTTACGCAAACCCATGGGTTCTAAGGATGCAGCATGATCTGTGCCTTTCCAGGTTCTGTCTAAGGTATAATGCCTTTCGATAATATTAGCTCCCAAGGTGTAAGCGGCTACATCTACTGCAATACCCAAATGATGCCCTGAGAAACCAATGTGTTTTACTTTGTCTCCGTATTTGGCTTTCAGCAAATTAATATCTAATAAGCATACATCTTCAAAAGGAACAGGATACCCCGAAGTACAGTTGTACAACACCAAATCTTGGTTTCTTCCTTTTTCAATAAAGAAATTCACTAAATCTTCGGTTTCGTCTTTGGTAGTCATTCCTGTTGAAATGTGGATTTCGCCCTCATAATTGTCACACAACCAAGACAGCATCGCATAATTATTATTACAAGCCGAAGGAATTTTGATAAACTCAGGATTCAAAGAAGTAATTTCTTTTGCTGAAGTAGTATCCCAAACCGAGGTAGAATAAGTAATTCCTATTGATTCGCAATAGGATTTTAATTCGGCGTGCTGGTTCACGTTGAATTCTAAATATTCGCGATGTTCACCATAGGTGGCTCCATAGGCATTCGAACTATTGGGATGGGGTGCATTGTATTGTGCTTCGGTTAATAGCTCTTTGTTGTTTCTTTTTTGGAATTTAACGGCATCGGCATTGCAAAAGATTTTAGCAATTTTGATGAGTTCTTTAGCGATTTCCATTTCTCCTTTGTGATTGCAACCTATTTCGGCAATGACATAGGGTTTTTTATAGTTGTTCATATATGCTTTTCTTTAATTTTACACACCCCTAGCCCCTCTCCAGAGGGGAACTCGTTTAGTGCTATTTGAGAATTATTGGTATTAGAATTTACGTTTTTTTTACACACCCCTAGCCCCTCTAACTCTCTTTAATATTTCTTAATGGAGTCGTTGAATCTTCGATTTCAAGAGGGGAATTCGTTTGGTGTAAATTATTAATTTATCGTTCAGGATGTAAATTTTCACTAAAAACAAACTAAACTTACACACCCCTAACCCCTCTGAAGAGGGAAATACGTTTGGGGCTAAATGACAACTTCATCACTAATTAAAGTTTAATACCTCTCATTATATTTCATAATCCACTCACATGCTTCTCTGATGGCACCTTCGGCGGATGGTTTTGTTAGTAAATAATCGGCGTTTTGTTTTACTATTTCGGTTGCATTTGCTGGTGCAAAAGACCAACCCACACTACAGATATTTGTCAAATCATTAACATCATCGCCTATGTAGGCTAAAGCACTAAAACTTGTATTCCTTTCTTTTACAAACTGCTGTAAAAAAGCATATTTGTCTTTTACTCCTAAAAAGGTATTTTCTATTTGGAGTTTTTTCATGCGTTGGGCCACCAAGGGAGAGTTTTCTGAGGTCATTACTACTACTTCTACCTGATGCTGACGAAGGATTTCTAATCCCATGCCATCGCGCATATCAAAAGCTTTGGCCAATTCGCCTTCGGCAGAATAGAAGACTTGCCCATTGGTAAAAACACCATCTACATCCAGAACCAGATAATCGATGCGTTGGTGTTTTTTGGTTTTTTTCAAACGGCTTGCCAGAAGTTCTTCTACAATTTTCCAGTCGGTTGCCGAATCTATTTCGACTAGGCTGTTTTCGGGCATTTGGACTAATCCTATGTTGCCACTAAGGCGATTTTTTGAAGTTATAAAAGTGGATTTAGTTGTAGCATACACCGCTCCATTTTCAATCAACAAACCCTCAAAATCCTGACGTCTTGGACGATGAAACACATCATAGTTTTGTGGAGTTCCATCGGGATTCCAGGTAAAACGGTGGGTATTGACTACGGTAAGTGCCGAATCGTACTTTTCGGTTTCTATTTTGTCTAAAACTGCATTGATATCAGTAGCCGTAGTCATGGGCGAAGTGGCTTGCAGCAGGCATAGGATATCAAAATCGTACTGAATGCTTTCGGCAAACTCAATCATAGCACTTTCGGTGGAAGCGGTATCGGTAGCATTTTCATCCGAGCGCAATAATGCTTTTACTTTTGGAGTCCAATGGTATTCTTTATCAATATAATCAATGATTTCGGAATCATCCGTAAAAACGTAGATGTTATCCAGATTTGAAAAAATAGCTTCTGCCAAGACCCAGGAAAACAATGGACGACCCAGCATTTTTTTCTTATTCTTGGCAGGAATTCCTTTGGAGTCTTTTCGTAAGGGGATAATGGCTGTTTTTTTCATTTTTCATTTTAATTTATGTTCACAATGATTCATTTCTAGGATCAAAGAATTAGTAATTCGAGTAATTATATTGAAACATATTCAACTAAATTAATTCATAGCTGTAGAGTTATTTAGCTAAAATATTTCTTGTCTCTCAATTTCATCATTGGTAATTCAAAATATTTATAAATAAATATTGAAATCATGACTGTCAAAAACCAGTACAAAAAATATTTAAAAACAAGAGCGAAATAACTATTAAAATAAAAAACAACATTCCAATTGATACAATCCAACAACCAATATTGAACAATACTTAAATTAACAAGATACATAGAGTACGAAATCAGACTTACAATTGTTATAACTTGATAGACCCTTCCACTTCCTTCTTTAAAAGTACTCAAATATGGTAATAAAAAAAGTGTCCCTAATGAAGTGAAAGTAAATGAAAATACACTATCAAAAAAATTAAATTGTAAAAAGTTAAATAAATTGAACTTTATAATCATAAAAAACAAAATACCAATAATCAAAAAATGGATTTTATACTTTATCCATTTATCATTAAAATAATAAGATATATACGCTCCAATTATCCCATACATCAAACTATCTAATCGGGTCACAACTAAACCCCTAAATTTCCAACCCCAATATTCTTCATCTAACTGTATTTTGCCAATACTTTTAAACAAATAATATCTTATTAAAGTTGAAATTGTAATTAGTAATATTGATGTAATAAAAACAGATTTTTTTATTGTAATCTTAAAAACTTTAATAAACCCAAAAATTATAATTGGAGTCAAAAGATAAAACCATTCTTCAACACTCAAACTCCAAGCTTCAGGAAAAAATTCAGGATGTTTGTAAAATAAATTTTGAGAAAAAATATAATATTGTAAAACATCTATAATTTTAAAATTCTTTTTAAACAATAAATTCAACACTATTAGTATTGTTAAAATAAAAAAATAGTTTGGCATCGTTCTAAACCATCTTCTCATCCAAAAAGAATATATCAATTTAAAGGTTAGAGCATTATTATTAAATAATTCAATCAAAATACCACCAATTAAAAACCCACTTAAAACAAAAAAAATGCTAACACCGTCAAAAAGAAAGAAATTGACATATTTATATATTTCAGTTTCTACTATATAATTCCCATGTCCGAAAACTACAAACAAAATGGCTAATGCCCTTAAAATATCCAAACCGTATATCCTATTTTGATCAATCTCTATTTTTAAAATATTACTCAAATTTATTCTTATTTACATTATTCAAATCAAATACATCAGTTTTCAAAAAACCATTTTAAGTTGAATGTATTTTAAATCTCTATCAAAAATATATTTATATGGATTATTTCTATAATTTTTAATAATTTGCTCTAAAATTAATGCATTAACTTGCTCCATCTCTATGTAATTAATCGCTTTTTTATTTAGCTTTTTTTTTATTTGGTTCTTATATATTGTGAGTTTGTCTACTTCATCTATTCGAAGATTTAAAACTTCTTTATTAAAATTCGCAAACTGAGCCAAAACAGCACTAATTACTGTTAATGAATTAGTTAAAAACAAATCAACAGTTGGTATGCCTAATTTTAATTTTTCATACATTTCAATATCAGTCATTTTACCCCATGATTGATTTTGATTTACAATAATTCTTTTAGTTTTTTTACCTAAATCCATATAAGCATGATTAATCGCTTCTAAACCAATATGAAAAGGATGTTTACTTATTTTACTTCTATATTGTTTTGGATGCCATTGATGTTTAACTAAAATAGATGAATCATAAAACACAACCCTACAACCTAAATTACTCATTCTTATATGGATATCAACATCTTCAGCTCCCCAACCATGATAAAATTCATCATAACCGTTAATATCTTTTAATTGTTCAGTTGGGAAAAGAGTTGTTCCTGCAACATCTATGTTTCCATCGAAATCAATTTCATATTCCTCATATACTTTATTTTTTAATGATTCTTCTCGCGATAAAAAACCATATTTAAAATAATAGATATCTTTACTATTTATTAACTTATAAGCTGTACTCATAAATTGTGGAGCAAAAATCAAATCTAAGTCCCCAACTAAAAAATATGGAGTATTTGTTAGTTTCAAAGCGATATTTATCGCCCTACTTTTATTCCATAACTGACCATTCACTGGACATAAAATTAAATGAACTTTAGGATAACTGACAACTAAGTTCTTTAATCCTACTAAGTAATCCAAATCACTTCCGTAATCCACAAAAAACAATTCAAATTCTTTTGTTGTTTGATTACGAAGAGATTCTAAACAATTCTTAACAATACGTAAATCACGATTTCTATTAGTTAAAACTAGTGTAATCATAAACAAATTATCTTTTTAAATGATTTTTTATATATAGTAATTAGAATATTATTTTATTGGAACAAGTCATTATTCATTCTTCAATTCTAAATAAATCCGTTGATATAAATTAATAATTTTTTTTCGTAATATTTCTCTTTTATAATTTTTCTGAGCAAAACTAACATTATATTCTTGGGCTTTGACTCTCATTTCTTGATTTTCAACGGCCATTTTAATCAGGCTAGCAATAGCCACAACCTCATTTGGATTTTCAATTAAAAACCCATTAACGCCATGCCTAATGACTTCTTTCGTAACATTTCCGGGATTTGATTGAACAGGAAAAACGCCCATTCCCATTGCTTCCAGCAAAGAATTAGGCATGCCATCAGAAATACTGTTTCCTACATAAAGCAAACAAGACCCAAACTTTTGCAACAGCAATTTATTCTCCACAAAAGACTTTCTACAAATTACTTCTACTTTTCTTTGTTTAAAATACTCTGATTTTTTCACATAATCTTCTACAATTTCATCCGCACTAAAAATTAAAAAATCAATTGATGAATCAAATTGTATCAACTCAATTGCTTTTATTACAACTAATGCTTTACCAACTCCATCATTATAACCTTTTACACAAATAGCCTTTCTGTTA
Protein-coding sequences here:
- a CDS encoding GIY-YIG nuclease family protein translates to MYELNEGYHTYYVYIITNSYRSTFYIGMTNNLKQRLQQHHQNIVDGNKTFATKYNLEFLVYYEKFTWVQQAIVREKELKNWRREKKLNLIRSFNSDFEFLNYRFNKDNEIPSASE
- a CDS encoding N-acetylneuraminate synthase family protein; protein product: MNNYKKPYVIAEIGCNHKGEMEIAKELIKIAKIFCNADAVKFQKRNNKELLTEAQYNAPHPNSSNAYGATYGEHREYLEFNVNQHAELKSYCESIGITYSTSVWDTTSAKEITSLNPEFIKIPSACNNNYAMLSWLCDNYEGEIHISTGMTTKDETEDLVNFFIEKGRNQDLVLYNCTSGYPVPFEDVCLLDINLLKAKYGDKVKHIGFSGHHLGIAVDVAAYTLGANIIERHYTLDRTWKGTDHAASLEPMGLRKLSRDLNAVYSALTFKSTDILPIEQVQREKLKNKKG
- a CDS encoding acylneuraminate cytidylyltransferase; its protein translation is MKKTAIIPLRKDSKGIPAKNKKKMLGRPLFSWVLAEAIFSNLDNIYVFTDDSEIIDYIDKEYHWTPKVKALLRSDENATDTASTESAMIEFAESIQYDFDILCLLQATSPMTTATDINAVLDKIETEKYDSALTVVNTHRFTWNPDGTPQNYDVFHRPRRQDFEGLLIENGAVYATTKSTFITSKNRLSGNIGLVQMPENSLVEIDSATDWKIVEELLASRLKKTKKHQRIDYLVLDVDGVFTNGQVFYSAEGELAKAFDMRDGMGLEILRQHQVEVVVMTSENSPLVAQRMKKLQIENTFLGVKDKYAFLQQFVKERNTSFSALAYIGDDVNDLTNICSVGWSFAPANATEIVKQNADYLLTKPSAEGAIREACEWIMKYNERY
- a CDS encoding acyltransferase family protein → MSNILKIEIDQNRIYGLDILRALAILFVVFGHGNYIVETEIYKYVNFFLFDGVSIFFVLSGFLIGGILIELFNNNALTFKLIYSFWMRRWFRTMPNYFFILTILIVLNLLFKKNFKIIDVLQYYIFSQNLFYKHPEFFPEAWSLSVEEWFYLLTPIIIFGFIKVFKITIKKSVFITSILLITISTLIRYYLFKSIGKIQLDEEYWGWKFRGLVVTRLDSLMYGIIGAYISYYFNDKWIKYKIHFLIIGILFFMIIKFNLFNFLQFNFFDSVFSFTFTSLGTLFLLPYLSTFKEGSGRVYQVITIVSLISYSMYLVNLSIVQYWLLDCINWNVVFYFNSYFALVFKYFLYWFLTVMISIFIYKYFELPMMKLRDKKYFS
- a CDS encoding glycosyltransferase family 2 protein, which produces MITLVLTNRNRDLRIVKNCLESLRNQTTKEFELFFVDYGSDLDYLVGLKNLVVSYPKVHLILCPVNGQLWNKSRAINIALKLTNTPYFLVGDLDLIFAPQFMSTAYKLINSKDIYYFKYGFLSREESLKNKVYEEYEIDFDGNIDVAGTTLFPTEQLKDINGYDEFYHGWGAEDVDIHIRMSNLGCRVVFYDSSILVKHQWHPKQYRSKISKHPFHIGLEAINHAYMDLGKKTKRIIVNQNQSWGKMTDIEMYEKLKLGIPTVDLFLTNSLTVISAVLAQFANFNKEVLNLRIDEVDKLTIYKNQIKKKLNKKAINYIEMEQVNALILEQIIKNYRNNPYKYIFDRDLKYIQLKMVF